A single region of the Lotus japonicus ecotype B-129 chromosome 4, LjGifu_v1.2 genome encodes:
- the LOC130715875 gene encoding cellulose synthase A catalytic subunit 8 [UDP-forming]-like isoform X2 — protein sequence MMQSGVPLCNICGEQLKHDDNEEVFVACHECNFPICKACFEHEISEGHRVCLRCSTPYGERAKDDGDDDGIKVLEDQSTMASQSNDPNQPQDVGLHARHVSSVSTVDDSDVNDKTGNSTWKSRLQSWKGKEKKNKKKKAAPKAENESSAPPEQQMEGIQPTEAASLPLSVLIPLSKSKVAPYRTVIIMRLIILALFIHYRVTNPVDSAFGLWLTSIICEIWFAFSWVLDQFPKWFPVDRQTFIENLSARFEREGEPSGLASVDFFVSTVDPMKEPPLITANTVLSILAVDYPVEKVSCYVSDDGAAMLTFESLVETAEFAKKWVPFCKKFSIEPRAPEYYFSQKIDYLKDKVQPSFVKERRAMKRDYEEYKVRVNALVSKAQKAPEDGWTMPDGTPWPGNNSRDHPGMIQAFLGHTGARDIEGNELPRLVYVSREKRPGYQHHKKAGAENALVRVSAVLTNAPFILNLDCDHYVNNSKAVREAMCFLMDPEVGRDVCYVQFPQRFDGIDRSDRYANRNTVFFDVNMKGLDGIQGPVYVGTGCVFNRHALYGYSPPSMHNLPGSSSCCCGGRSKKSTEDVSLAYRDAKRDELNAATYNLSEIDNYDEHERSMLISQMSLEKTFGLSTVLIESTLMEKGGVPESADPAMLIKEAVHVISCGYEEKTEWGKEMGWIYGSVTEDILTGFKMHSRGWRSIYCMPLRPAFKGSAPINLSDRLHQVLRWALGSIEIFLSRHCPLWYGVAGGHLKCLQRMAYINTIVYPFTSLPLIAYCTLPAICLLTGKFIIPVLSNLASVLFLGLFLSIIMTSVLELRWSGVSIEDLWRNEQFWVIGGVSAHLFAVFQGLLKMLAGVDTNFTVTAKAAEDGEFGDLYIVKWTTLLIPPTTLIVVNMVGVVAGFSDALNGGYESWGPLFGKVFFAFWVIFHLYPFLKGLMGRQNRTPTIVILWSVLLASVFSMIWVKIDPFVNKVDSETIAEACVAIDC from the exons atgatgcaATCTGGTGTTCCCCTCTGCAACATTTGTGGGGAACAATTGAAGCATGATGATAATGAGGAGGTGTTTGTGGCTTGTCATGAGTGTAATTTCCCAATTTGCAAGGCTTGTTTTGAGCATGAAATCAGTGAGGGCCATAGGGTCTGCTTGAGATGTAGTACTCCCTATGGAG AGAGAGCAAAGGATGATGGAGACGACGATGGCATAAAAGTTCTAGAAGATCAATCCACAATGGCTTCCCAGTCCAATGACCCTAATCAGCCTCAG GATGTTGGACTCCACGCTAGACATGTCAGTTCAGTGTCCACAGTTGATGATAGTG ATGTAAATGATAAAACTGGGAATTCAACATGGAAAAGTCGACTACAAAGCTGGAAGGGAAAGGagaaaaagaacaagaagaaaaaggcTGCACCTAAGGCTGAAAATGAGTCCTCAGCTCCACCAGAGCAGCAGATGGAAGGAATACA GCCCACAGAAGCTGCTTCTCTACCACTTTCAGTACTTATTCCATTATCGAAAAGCAAAGTGGCACCCTACAGAACTGTGATCATCATGCGACTAATAATCTTGGCTCTTTTCATTCATTATCGAGTTACAAATCCTGTTGATAGCGCTTTTGGTCTTTGGTTGACATCTATCATCTGTGAGATCTGGTTTGCATTTTCATGGGTGTTAGATCAGTTCCCTAAATGGTTTCCTGTTGACAGACAAACTTTTATTGAGAACCTTTCTGCAAG GTTTGAAAGAGAGGGTGAACCCTCTGGACTTGCTTCAGTTGATTTCTTTGTCAGTACAGTGGATCCTATGAAAGAACCACCACTGATCACAGCGAATACAGTGCTTTCTATCCTTGCCGTTGACTACCCGGTTGAAAAAGTATCTTGTTATGTGTCAGACGATGGTGCTGCAATGCTCACATTTGAGTCTCTTGTGGAGACAGCTGAATTTGCAAAGAAGTGGGTGCCATTCTGCAAAAAGTTTTCAATTGAACCAAGAGCACCTGAGTATTACTTCTCACAAAAGATTGACTACCTCAAGGACAAAGTGCAACCTTCTTTTGTGAAGGAACGCAGAGCGATGAAG AGAGACTATGAAGAGTATAAGGTAAGAGTTAATGCTTTGGTATCTAAGGCTCAGAAAGCACCAGAAGATGGATGGACTATGCCAGATGGAACACCTTGGCCGGGAAATAATTCACGCGATCACCCTGGCATGATTCAG GCTTTCCTTGGACACACCGGTGCACGTGACATAGAAGGAAATGAACTTCCCAGGTTGGTTTACGTTTCCAGAGAGAAAAGACCAGGATACCAGCACCACAAGAAAGCTGGTGCTGAAAATGCACTG GTAAGGGTGTCTGCAGTTCTCACAAACGCTCCCTTCATTCTCAATCTTGATTGTGATCATTACGTTAACAACAGCAAGGCCGTTCGGGAAGCAATGTGTTTTCTCATGGATCCAGAAGTTGGTAGAGACGTGTGTTATGTACAATTCCCTCAAAGATTTGACGGTATTGATCGTAGTGATCGATATGCCAATCGCAATACAGTTTTCTTTGAT GTTAACATGAAAGGACTTGATGGCATTCAAGGACCAGTATATGTGGGGACTGGATGTGTTTTCAATAGACATGCACTTTATGGCTATAGCCCACCTTCTATGCACAACTTACCGGGATCTTCATCGTGCTGTTGTGGTGGCCGCTCAAAGAAGTCCACTGAAGATGTCTCGCTGGCTTACAGAGATGCAAAGAGGGATGAACTTAACGCTGCCACTTATAATCTCAGTGAGATTGACA ATTATGATGAACATGAGAGGTCAATGCTGATTTCACAGATGAGCTTGGAAAAAACTTTTGGCTTGTCAACTGTTCTAATTGAATCTACACTAATGGAGAAGGGAGGGGTTCCTGAATCAGCAGATCCTGCAATGCTGATCAAGGAGGCTGTTCATGTAATTAGCTGTGGATATGAAGAGAAGACTGAATGGGGAAAAGAG atggGCTGGATTTATGGTTCAGTCACTGAGGATATCTTAACTGGGTTCAAGATGCACTCTCGAGGATGGAGATCAATTTACTGCATGCCTTTGAGGCCTGCATTCAAAGGATCAGCACCTATCAACTTGTCCGATCGGTTGCACCAAGTCCTTCGATGGGCGCTTGGATCAATTGAAATTTTCCTAAGCAGACATTGTCCCCTCTGGTATGGAGTTGCTGGAGGCCATCTCAAATGTCTGCAGAGAATGGCTTATATAAACACCATAGTCTATCCTTTCACATCTCTTCCTCTGATTGCTTATTGTACATTGCCAGCCATTTGCCTTCTCACAGGAAAATTTATTATACCAGTG CTTTCCAACCTTGCAAGTGTTCTCTTCCTTGGACTTTTCCTCTCCATTATAATGACTAGTGTGCTTGAGCTTCGCTGGAGCGGTGTTAGCATCGAGGATTTGTGGCGTAACGAGCAGTTCTGGGTGATTGGAGGTGTCTCAGCACATTTGTTTGCAGTCTTCCAAGGATTGCTCAAGATGTTGGCTGGTGTTGATACTAACTTCACCGTCACGGCCAAGGCCGCTGAGGACGGCGAGTTTGGTGATCTTTACATTGTGAAGTGGACAACTCTCTTGATTCCTCCAACAACCCTCATCGTTGTTAACATGGTTGGTGTTGTTGCTGGATTCTCTGATGCACTGAATGGAGGATATGAGTCATGGGGACCACTCTTTGGGAAGGTGTTCTTTGCCTTCTGGGTGATTTTTCATCTCTATCCATTCCTCAAGGGTCTCATGGGTCGCCAAAACAGAACTCCCACCATTGTTATTCTCTGGTCAGTGTTGCTGGCCTCTGTCTTCTCAATGATTTGGGTCAAGATAGATCCATTTGTGAACAAAGTTGACAGTGAAACCATTGCTGAGGCATGTGTTGCTATAGATTGTTAA
- the LOC130715875 gene encoding cellulose synthase A catalytic subunit 8 [UDP-forming]-like isoform X1, whose amino-acid sequence MMQSGVPLCNICGEQLKHDDNEEVFVACHECNFPICKACFEHEISEGHRVCLRCSTPYGERAKDDGDDDGIKVLEDQSTMASQSNDPNQPQDVGLHARHVSSVSTVDDSDVNDKTGNSTWKSRLQSWKGKEKKNKKKKAAPKAENESSAPPEQQMEGIQPTEAASLPLSVLIPLSKSKVAPYRTVIIMRLIILALFIHYRVTNPVDSAFGLWLTSIICEIWFAFSWVLDQFPKWFPVDRQTFIENLSARFEREGEPSGLASVDFFVSTVDPMKEPPLITANTVLSILAVDYPVEKVSCYVSDDGAAMLTFESLVETAEFAKKWVPFCKKFSIEPRAPEYYFSQKIDYLKDKVQPSFVKERRAMKRDYEEYKVRVNALVSKAQKAPEDGWTMPDGTPWPGNNSRDHPGMIQAFLGHTGARDIEGNELPRLVYVSREKRPGYQHHKKAGAENALVRVSAVLTNAPFILNLDCDHYVNNSKAVREAMCFLMDPEVGRDVCYVQFPQRFDGIDRSDRYANRNTVFFDVNMKGLDGIQGPVYVGTGCVFNRHALYGYSPPSMHNLPGSSSCCCGGRSKKSTEDVSLAYRDAKRDELNAATYNLSEIDSKYNLFIFQSVKEKHITKSFLYNIFLVYFLLADYDEHERSMLISQMSLEKTFGLSTVLIESTLMEKGGVPESADPAMLIKEAVHVISCGYEEKTEWGKEMGWIYGSVTEDILTGFKMHSRGWRSIYCMPLRPAFKGSAPINLSDRLHQVLRWALGSIEIFLSRHCPLWYGVAGGHLKCLQRMAYINTIVYPFTSLPLIAYCTLPAICLLTGKFIIPVLSNLASVLFLGLFLSIIMTSVLELRWSGVSIEDLWRNEQFWVIGGVSAHLFAVFQGLLKMLAGVDTNFTVTAKAAEDGEFGDLYIVKWTTLLIPPTTLIVVNMVGVVAGFSDALNGGYESWGPLFGKVFFAFWVIFHLYPFLKGLMGRQNRTPTIVILWSVLLASVFSMIWVKIDPFVNKVDSETIAEACVAIDC is encoded by the exons atgatgcaATCTGGTGTTCCCCTCTGCAACATTTGTGGGGAACAATTGAAGCATGATGATAATGAGGAGGTGTTTGTGGCTTGTCATGAGTGTAATTTCCCAATTTGCAAGGCTTGTTTTGAGCATGAAATCAGTGAGGGCCATAGGGTCTGCTTGAGATGTAGTACTCCCTATGGAG AGAGAGCAAAGGATGATGGAGACGACGATGGCATAAAAGTTCTAGAAGATCAATCCACAATGGCTTCCCAGTCCAATGACCCTAATCAGCCTCAG GATGTTGGACTCCACGCTAGACATGTCAGTTCAGTGTCCACAGTTGATGATAGTG ATGTAAATGATAAAACTGGGAATTCAACATGGAAAAGTCGACTACAAAGCTGGAAGGGAAAGGagaaaaagaacaagaagaaaaaggcTGCACCTAAGGCTGAAAATGAGTCCTCAGCTCCACCAGAGCAGCAGATGGAAGGAATACA GCCCACAGAAGCTGCTTCTCTACCACTTTCAGTACTTATTCCATTATCGAAAAGCAAAGTGGCACCCTACAGAACTGTGATCATCATGCGACTAATAATCTTGGCTCTTTTCATTCATTATCGAGTTACAAATCCTGTTGATAGCGCTTTTGGTCTTTGGTTGACATCTATCATCTGTGAGATCTGGTTTGCATTTTCATGGGTGTTAGATCAGTTCCCTAAATGGTTTCCTGTTGACAGACAAACTTTTATTGAGAACCTTTCTGCAAG GTTTGAAAGAGAGGGTGAACCCTCTGGACTTGCTTCAGTTGATTTCTTTGTCAGTACAGTGGATCCTATGAAAGAACCACCACTGATCACAGCGAATACAGTGCTTTCTATCCTTGCCGTTGACTACCCGGTTGAAAAAGTATCTTGTTATGTGTCAGACGATGGTGCTGCAATGCTCACATTTGAGTCTCTTGTGGAGACAGCTGAATTTGCAAAGAAGTGGGTGCCATTCTGCAAAAAGTTTTCAATTGAACCAAGAGCACCTGAGTATTACTTCTCACAAAAGATTGACTACCTCAAGGACAAAGTGCAACCTTCTTTTGTGAAGGAACGCAGAGCGATGAAG AGAGACTATGAAGAGTATAAGGTAAGAGTTAATGCTTTGGTATCTAAGGCTCAGAAAGCACCAGAAGATGGATGGACTATGCCAGATGGAACACCTTGGCCGGGAAATAATTCACGCGATCACCCTGGCATGATTCAG GCTTTCCTTGGACACACCGGTGCACGTGACATAGAAGGAAATGAACTTCCCAGGTTGGTTTACGTTTCCAGAGAGAAAAGACCAGGATACCAGCACCACAAGAAAGCTGGTGCTGAAAATGCACTG GTAAGGGTGTCTGCAGTTCTCACAAACGCTCCCTTCATTCTCAATCTTGATTGTGATCATTACGTTAACAACAGCAAGGCCGTTCGGGAAGCAATGTGTTTTCTCATGGATCCAGAAGTTGGTAGAGACGTGTGTTATGTACAATTCCCTCAAAGATTTGACGGTATTGATCGTAGTGATCGATATGCCAATCGCAATACAGTTTTCTTTGAT GTTAACATGAAAGGACTTGATGGCATTCAAGGACCAGTATATGTGGGGACTGGATGTGTTTTCAATAGACATGCACTTTATGGCTATAGCCCACCTTCTATGCACAACTTACCGGGATCTTCATCGTGCTGTTGTGGTGGCCGCTCAAAGAAGTCCACTGAAGATGTCTCGCTGGCTTACAGAGATGCAAAGAGGGATGAACTTAACGCTGCCACTTATAATCTCAGTGAGATTGACAGTaagtataatttatttatttttcaatctGTGAAAGAGAAGCATATAACAAAGTCTTTTTTGTATAATATTTTTCTGGTTTATTTTCTTCTTGCAGATTATGATGAACATGAGAGGTCAATGCTGATTTCACAGATGAGCTTGGAAAAAACTTTTGGCTTGTCAACTGTTCTAATTGAATCTACACTAATGGAGAAGGGAGGGGTTCCTGAATCAGCAGATCCTGCAATGCTGATCAAGGAGGCTGTTCATGTAATTAGCTGTGGATATGAAGAGAAGACTGAATGGGGAAAAGAG atggGCTGGATTTATGGTTCAGTCACTGAGGATATCTTAACTGGGTTCAAGATGCACTCTCGAGGATGGAGATCAATTTACTGCATGCCTTTGAGGCCTGCATTCAAAGGATCAGCACCTATCAACTTGTCCGATCGGTTGCACCAAGTCCTTCGATGGGCGCTTGGATCAATTGAAATTTTCCTAAGCAGACATTGTCCCCTCTGGTATGGAGTTGCTGGAGGCCATCTCAAATGTCTGCAGAGAATGGCTTATATAAACACCATAGTCTATCCTTTCACATCTCTTCCTCTGATTGCTTATTGTACATTGCCAGCCATTTGCCTTCTCACAGGAAAATTTATTATACCAGTG CTTTCCAACCTTGCAAGTGTTCTCTTCCTTGGACTTTTCCTCTCCATTATAATGACTAGTGTGCTTGAGCTTCGCTGGAGCGGTGTTAGCATCGAGGATTTGTGGCGTAACGAGCAGTTCTGGGTGATTGGAGGTGTCTCAGCACATTTGTTTGCAGTCTTCCAAGGATTGCTCAAGATGTTGGCTGGTGTTGATACTAACTTCACCGTCACGGCCAAGGCCGCTGAGGACGGCGAGTTTGGTGATCTTTACATTGTGAAGTGGACAACTCTCTTGATTCCTCCAACAACCCTCATCGTTGTTAACATGGTTGGTGTTGTTGCTGGATTCTCTGATGCACTGAATGGAGGATATGAGTCATGGGGACCACTCTTTGGGAAGGTGTTCTTTGCCTTCTGGGTGATTTTTCATCTCTATCCATTCCTCAAGGGTCTCATGGGTCGCCAAAACAGAACTCCCACCATTGTTATTCTCTGGTCAGTGTTGCTGGCCTCTGTCTTCTCAATGATTTGGGTCAAGATAGATCCATTTGTGAACAAAGTTGACAGTGAAACCATTGCTGAGGCATGTGTTGCTATAGATTGTTAA